GATAGTGTGATTGGTCTACGCATACATCAAGAATACATACACGGGCGCACACATATAAACACGCACACAAATTCGCAATGGACACGCGCAGCTGGCGCAAGGTCCTACTCCAGTGGGTAAGTGAATCTCGCATCGCGCATCAAACGCTGGGTATCATTTAGAGTAACCCAATCCTCCGGCAGATTGGCAAGTGCCAGTTCATCGAGCCGAACTACATTAGCTTGGAGCAGTCGGACCTGGACTCCTTCTTTTCGGTCTTCATTCGAAAGATCCAGGAGACGCAATCTGACAAGGGGAAGGAGCTGCAGGATCAGCCCACAAAACCAATCCCCCTTGTGCAGGAATTTCTAGCACGTAAGTTGACTTCCCTATTTTCTAGTTTATTGACGtttctcaaaaaaaaaaaaaaaataataataataaacagccaacttggaaaatttgtatattgaaaatattaatattaaaatgttgaCCTGTCATGGGATAGGGAAACATTAATACATAATGGGCCCTTAGTATGAGAATTTAGCGCATTCCCAGCTTGATGAGCCCACTAACTTGTACATTTTTCCATGCAGATAACTATCCCGAGTTCATTGTCCATCAAGATGACAAGGAGCAGCCTTTGGATTGCCTTTACGTTTACACGCTCTTGTTACATTATTCGTGCGTGAAGAAGCCCAGCTTGTTCTTTCACAACATCTGCAATAATCTGCCGGAGATGACGCAGACATGCATCGCATCCTTCTTTGGAGAGACCGTTGACAGGCTGTTGACGCGCGAATATCTAAGCCAGTCGATCGCCAACGTGGCAATTATTTACCAACAGGGGACTCAGACCTCAGTCAGCCCATGTCTTCCCAGCAGCAGCTTGAGTCCCGATCCGAGAAGCGATGATGCACAGTGTCCATCCACGCcctcatcgtcatcgtcacAGCCGTCGAGCAGCACGCCACAGTTGCACAATCATCGCGAACGCCTTCGCCTACAGATGTCTGGCTCCGAAATGCCACCTCCTTCGACCCCGAAAACGGAGCTACTGGAGCAACGCACCAAGGAGCTGCGCGGTATTCGTGCCCAACTGGAGGTGGTGCGCTACGAGAAGACCGTGCTGGAGGAGCAGCAATTGGAGAAGGACGAGCTTATTAAAGTTCTCAGCAAAGGTTGGAATGCTCCGAATGCACGACTATCATAATACAAGTAATTTCATAATCGTTTGCATTTCAGAGAAAATGATGGCCAAGATGGAACTGGAAAGACTGAAGAACGTAAAGCTAAACGAAGAGCCGCATGATAACGAGAGCCACATCATGCCATATGAGTTCGAACATGTAGGTAGACCAGCATATGGTCACAGGTAGCGGGAGCTATAAACCAATAAAACTTTTAATCCTCATTTCAGATGAAGGGAAACCTTTTAAAGGAAATTGGTCTAAAGGAGAATCTCATCACTGAGATTACCGATAAGCTGCATGATTTGCGTGTCGAAAAGTCCGAGCTGTCGGAGAAGGTAAGCTACCTGTTCGGTTTTATAGGGACTATGCTATAAAGAAAATTCTGCCGGGATGTTTGCGAAAAACTAGCCTTTAAACGGTTCGCAACTTTTTAGATTACCTTTGTTTACACAATTTTATTTGCTGCATAATGCtttcaaaatatatgcaatgtaatctaatatatgttatatattgtTATATCTCTTTTCATACATTAAATAGCTGAATCTGGCAGGAAAACAATTGCTGGAGTATACGGATCGCATCCGATTGCTAGAAAGCCGTGTAGAAGAATTGACTCGTAGCGTATCGTCCAGGGACGATAGGATCTTCTTTCTGGAGCTCGATAACCAGGAATTGGATCAGTGTCTTAAAGAAGCCCGTGACGAGTTGAAGAACCGACGCGAGGTCTTAAACGCATCCTCGGATTTGCTAGACTGTTCGCTGTCGCCGAACACCACGCCCGAGAATTTGGCCAGTTCTGTGATTGACAAGCAGTTGCGCGAGAAGGAGCATGAGAATGCCGAGCTAAAGGAGAAGCTGCAGTATTTGCACACTTCACAGCGGGAGCTATGCCAGGCCCTTTCAAGTTTCCTCCAGAAGCACAATATCGATCACGAGTTTCCGGTGGAATGGACGTCGTCGTCCCTGTTGTCCACCATTTCTGCAATCGAAAGCACCTTTGTTAATACGGTGGAGAAGAGTACGCAAATGAAGAAGGAATGCGATGTTCAGGCTGTGTGTGTCGAAAAACTACTGGAGAAATGCAAGCTGTTATATCGATCGCTGGGATGCCAGCCACAAGAGCTAGATGCGTTCAAGGCCACAATAGCGGAGCCGATGGAGTCGGTTTTCGAATCGAGCCGTGAATGTGAAACCATTCTGGGTTGTTGTCATATGAGGGTAGTCGATATAGCATTGAAAAACAACCATCTGGAGTTAGACAACGAAAGGCTTAATGAAAACTGCGCTGAGCTTAAATCAATAATTGATCGCGGGGATCAACACCTGGCCGATATCAATCTGCAGCTAACCGAGAAGGAAAAGCAGATAAAAGATGTGGCCGCTGAAATCCAGGAGCTGCGCAAAAGGAATATAAACCTTGAAAATATGCTCAGCCAAATCGCAGATAAGGAAGCCAGTGCGGCAAGCCATGCACAGCGTTTGCAGCAGTGCGTCAAGCTTATGAGAGCCAAGTATGAAGTGTGCCGAAATGAACTAATTGCTAAGAACGCGGCCCAAGATGAGTTGGTCAGGATGATGGTTGTGCCAGACTGGGAGACCTTGCATGGGCGCGTACGCCAGCTGATCGATCTGGAGAGGAGGCATGTTGAACTTAACGAGATGTATAGAGGGATGTTGAAGGAATTGGATGAGCTCAGCGCTAAACATGACAAACTGACGCATTCCCATGTAGAGTTTGTAAAGAGAACGGAGATCGAATTGGAAAGGAAGAATGCACAGCTAATGGCATTCGAAAAGCATAACAATCATTTTGATTGTTTTCTGACCCGCATCTTTACTCTCTTAAGAAGTAGAAACGGTCCGAAATCCACGACTATGTGCTCAGCGAACACCTCCATTGAATCGATGCGTATTGAACAGCGATTTGAGAATATTGAAAAGTTAATTGAGGGGCAATTGCTTTCGGCTGATACTCTTAAGAAGGAGTTGGACGATCTTCGGGCGAAAAATGAAGAGCTCTCTACGGAGAACATCAATGCAATAATAAAGCGCAAGAAATTCGTGGATTCTCTGGAGGTCAACAGCGAAAAAGTCAAGCAATACATAACAGATCTAGAGAAAGAAGCTTTCAGCAAAAACGAAAAGGTAGCCCAGCTGGAAAATACTCTAAGCGAGGAGCAAAGCAATGCAAGACAATTGGCACTGAGGTTAGACATGGCGCAGCAGGAAGTAAATGACTACTATGTGGAAGCCACTAGGTTTATAAACACCGTTATGGATCGCATTCATGAAGATTTCAATGGCGAAAACCACCCCCAGACGCTGGGCAATTGTATGACCAAATTTTTACGAATTTTTGACCAGATGGAGGTGTGGTACGAGGACTCTTCGTCGTTGGTAGAAAAACTCCTGCATACTAGGGATGAATTGAAAAAGAAACTGAAGGCATCTGATGAGAAAATGGCCAAGGTAATGGAAACGTATGAAGAACAGATTAAAGCCCTTCAAGCTGAATGTGACATGGAGGCCAAGAAGAACGAGCATTTGGAGGCGAATCGGAATGCAGTAATGGATACTAAAGATCGGCGTTGCCAGAATTTTGATAAACAGGACAGCTCCACGGATGAGCTATTTAGTGTTCAGGGTAAGCTTCAGAAGGAACAGGAAATTACGGCTCAGCTCAAAGAGGACACACTCGAAAAACTGCAGGCAAAGCTGCAGGAAGGACAGCAGCTTGTAGATAGCCAGAAAGTGGAGCTGGACAAGGAGCGCAAAGAACTGGCTCAGGTTAAGTCTGCCTTTGAGACACAGATCAAACTATCAGATGATTTGCAGCGTGAAAAGGAATCTGCCCAGCAGCTTGTAGATAGCCAGAAAGTGGAGCTGGACAAGGAGCGCAAAGAACTGGCTCAGGTTAAGTCTGCTTTTGAGACACAGACCAAACTATCAGATGATTTGCAGCGTGAAAAGGAATCTGCCCAGCAGCTTGTAGATAACCTGAAAGTGGAGCTGGACAAGGGGCAGAAAGAACTGGCTCAGGTTAAGACTGCGTTTGAGGCACAGACCAAACTATCAGATGATTTGCAGCGTGAAAAGGAATCTGCCCAGCAGCTTGTAGATAACCTGAAAGTGGAGCTGGACAAGGGGCAGAAAGAACTGGCTCAGGTTAAGACTGCGTTTGAGGCACAGACCAAACTATCAGATGATTTGCAGCGTGAAAAGGAATCTGCCCAGCAGCTTGTAGATAACCTGAAAGTGGAGCTGGACAAGGAGCGCAAAGAACTGGCTCAGGTTAAGTCTGCCTTTGAGACACAGATCAAACTATCAGATGATTTGCAGCGTGAAAATGAATCTGCCCAGCGGCTTGTAGATAACCTGAAAGTGGAGCTGGACAAGGGGCAGAAAGAACTGGCTCAGGTTAAAACTGCGTTTGAGGCACAGACCAAACTATCAGATGATTTGCAGCGTGAAAAGGAATCTGCCCAGCAGCTTGTAGATAGCCAGAAAGTGGAGCTGGACAAGGAGCGCAAAGAACTGGCTCAGGTTAAGTCTGCCTTTGAGACACAGATCAAACTATCAGATGATTTGCAGCGTGAAAATGAATCTGCCCAGCGGCTTGTAGATAACCTGAAAGTGGAGCTGGACAAGGGGCAGAAAGAACTGGCTCAGGTTAAGACTGCGTTTGAGGCACAGACCAAAATATCAGATGATTTGCAGCGTGAAAAGGAATCTGCCCAGCAGCTTGTAGATAACCTGAAAGTGGAGCTGGACAAGGAGCGCAAAGAACTGGCTCAGGTTAAGTCTGCCTTTGAGACACAGATCAAACTATCACATGATTTGCAGCGTGAAAATGAATCTGCCCAGCGGCTTGTAGATAACCTGAAAGTGGAGCTGGACAAGGGGCAGAAAGAACTGGCTCAGGTTAAGTCTGCCTTTGAGACACAGACCAAACTATCAGATGATTTGCAGCGTGAAAAGGAATCTGCCCAGCAGCTTGTAGATAACCTGAAAGTAGAGCTGGACAAGGAGCGCAAAGAACTGGCTCAGGTTAAGTCTGCCTTTGAGACACAGATCAAACTATCAGATGATTTGCAGCGTGAAAAGGAATCTGCCCAGCAGCTTGTAGATAACCTGAAAGTGGAGCTGGACAAGGGGCAGAAAGAACTGGCTCAGGTTAAGACTGCGTTTGAGGCACAGACCAAACTATCAGATGATTTGCAGCGTGAAAAGGAATCTGCACAGCGAGAGATCTTCCTGGTCAAGGAGCGATTGAGGAAGGAAAAGCGTGAGTTCGAGGTGGAATTGGCCACCCTTGAAGACATGATCGAAACATTGGAGGAGGGCCGTACTCAGATGGAAGCGGAGCGTGCGGCTGCCTACGAACGAATCAATCAGTTGGAGGCCCGTTGCCAAGAAAATAATAACGCGAACAGTGAATTGCAAGTGCAAACCTTTAAGCTCGAGTGCTTGCAGCATCAGCTAAAATCCGAGGTGGGTAGCTGCAACTCGTTGGTGGAAGACCTTAACCGAAAGCTGGCAGATAATGTCAGTAAGTTGGATGACGCGCAGAGTCGCCTGAAGACTGAAATCGACGAGCATAACCAGGTCAAGGAACAATTAGCCCACATCGCCGATATACCTGAGGTAGTCGAACTGCGGAATTGCTTGGAAGCGGTGACTGCCCAGCGTGAAGAGGCCCAGGAAAAACTGGCTGTGGTCACCAGCCTTTTAGGCAGATCTAACCAGGAGAAACTCAAGATGGAGGAGAAGGCTTGTGAAGTTGGGAATAAAAATGCCGAGTTGTTGGAACTCGTCGAATTCTATAGGTATCGTGTGGAAGCTATTGAACGGCTGCTTCTCGCTTCCAACCAAGAGTTGGAAGAACTAAAAACCAACCAGGCGGAGGGTGCGAGAGATCTTGGCGACACATACAGCACATCTGATGGACGCCAAACGGAGACGGATCAGGATAAGGAGAGAAACAACAAGCTAGCGCTAGACTGCAAGATATTGCAGGCCAAGTATCGCGATGccaaggatgagattaagcgCTGCGAGAAGAAGATAAAGGACCAGCGTCTTGAGATGGAGGGAAAACTGGAAAAGATGAAAAACAAGATGGTGAGTCGCTGCGAACTACTAGTACGAGATTCCAAAGAACCGAAACTACTGGTTTCCATAAAATGGCATGGTCGCGAGGTGTCATCACTGTCATCCTTAATCGCATGAAGTGTGCCACCAAGTTCAAATTGGTGTCCATCGTCATGCTCATTTGGTACTTGGCTGTCTGCGGATGACAGAACCTAGAGATGTGATCCTATCCCAGCACCatgccattttttttattgcttttgcTTGTGCATGTTTATGTCGTTGTTTCGTTTTACTAACTAGTTTTGAATTGGGACGTAGCTGATGTTATATGTGCAGTGTAAACTATTAAACTGTAGCTCCTATTAGGTATTCAAACTATATGTATAGCCAATGTCAAATCTTGTCCGTTTGAAACtgcgaaaatgcgaaaatgcaTACGTTTCAGAagttttgaaaataattaaattaaaatttgatttagCAATTGCATCAATCACATCGGCCATAACCGTGCTGCATCACCAATTACTGAACCCAAGCAGATCCTAGTTAGATTTTCAAATTTGCTTTAGCGATTGCGGCTAACTAGACTTATTTAATTCACTTTTCCTTATCATTGAACTAAAAATGCTTTATCTTTCCATCCCACCTTCACCCAATCTCCCCCTACGAAAATCACTCAACGAAAATCACAATTGCGGTCGGTCCGAAAACTGTATATGTACTATGTACATTGTGAAGGGCGGCACCAAGAAAAGGTCACGCCGTCGACGATGGCCCAAATCAATGCTGCGTTTTATTGGCCTAATTTGTATATTAGCTTTTACTTTGTATTTCATTCTGTACTTAAATGACATCGATGTCATCCTACGGGCGCGCAGACCTGTCATTTATTAGGGCCACATATGTCTTGGTAGACTTTGTTATTAGCTTTTTACATTTTGTGATATGTACTGAGTCATATTTGATAAATTAGCGATGTGTATTACCAAGaatgtgtttgtgttttttttttttttgtattattatttgtattgtCGTCAATGTCCTCACTGCTGTTTCTCGCTCATTTTCGTCCTTTGAAATGCGTGCCGCCCGAAACCCACACGCGCACCTTCACTTGAATATACACTGCCCTAACTCGTCCACGTTCACCCACACGCACACGGACACTTGACACAACACCATCCAACTGTAGCGTTCCTTGTATACGGCGGAGGTGACGCGCATGAAGGAGAAGCAGGAACGGGATGCGGCCAAAAGCGCGTCGGAGCTGGAGGCACTCACCGCCCAGGTAGATATGATCGCAGCTTGCGGAGTTACGTTATTAATTCCATTTACTTTCAGAATGCCAAATACGAAGAGCATACACGCAAGCTGTCCACCCAGATTGTTCGGTTGAACGAGAAGATCCtggagcagcagaagcagcatgCGATCATTAGCACCAAACTTCGTCACCTGCAGATGCAGCCCATCATCAGCGAAACGAAACCATCCAGCACAACGCTCACCGTTTCGTCCAGTTCGTCGGCGCCGAACGATGACTGGCAGCCCTTCAAGCGGCCCAATGTACCGTCCTCCAATCTGGCTATGGAAGATGAAGAGGGCGAGGTCTTTAACAACACTTACCTGACGGATCTCAAATTGGGCCGTGTGCCGGCAGACATGACGTAAGCGCAATGGGTCTTCTTGATTTCTATGCTCAAAATTAATGTGCCATTTTTTTTCCCCTTGCAGAGCCGAGGAGCTTATTTATCGGAATTCGTTGCAACCGCCGCATCTGAAGAGCACTTATGCTGCCCAGTATGATTTGGGCAGCCAGGACGAAGATCTCAAAGTAAGCGTTAGCAGTTCTCCGATATCCACTGCCATATACGCCGGCAGtagtggcagcagcaacagcagcatcatccATAAGACCAGACACGGCACAAACACCACACCGTTGAAGGCACAGCAGGCAGCTAAGTGGGCACGCATTTTGCGTCGCCCATAGAACCATTAATCTTAATCCTTAACTAGACACCGAGTGAGCTTTTGTCCACGTTACGTTTGCAGTTAGAAGTGTCTGTTGTGTCTAGAAATTGCTGTGTGCTCGTCTTATCAGTGCCttgttgtatatatatatttgtcacAATAATCCAGTTGCTGTCCAAGAACTTCGTTGTCTTCAGATTCAATCCGTATTTATGCTGTTTGTATTCTTTGCAGGACGGACCCCACAGTCTGGATGACAGCATGAGTGCTTTGCTGAGCTCATCGAGCACCGGAACGCGCAAGAAATCCATGGGCACCCACTACAAACGACCTGGACCGCCTACGCCGAGCAAGAACGGCGGTCGTTTGTCGTTCGGTAGTTCGGAGCCGCCACGCGAGATTCTTCGTGAATTCGGCGACCATAACAATACCTCCAAGACGCCGGCGCGCTTCAAGTTCCTGACGCAGCGATTCAGCGTTGGCAGCAGCGGTTTACCCCGGGACGAGGTAAGTACTGTGAAGATTGTTATGTTGGATGTGCGTGCCCATGTGACACTGAACTTTCGGAGCATCTTTTAAATTGCCTCGATGACGTTCATCAGTGTCATTGGTGAATAGAGTAGTCTAAAGCTGTAGTCAAAGGTGGTTTATTGGGAACGTAAAATGTGCTTGCTTCCGTGCTTTGTTTGTGTCTTCGTCCTCGTGCTGTTCCCATGTTGTCATCGTTTGTGGCTCCAGTGCAGCTGGCAACTGATCAAATACGCCTGGCCTATCCCACAGCTGCCGCGGCGCAAGCGGCCGAATCTTCTGACCGGAACACACCGGCGTAGGCTGCGTCATGCGGTGGACATATTTTGTACATCAACGCCCCGCAAAAGCCGCTCCTACTACGATCAGCAGCGTCTGATCGGCGCCAGTGATGCGGAAAAATCAGAGGCTGTTGAAACCGAAGACGAAGTGATCGA
The Drosophila mauritiana strain mau12 chromosome X, ASM438214v1, whole genome shotgun sequence DNA segment above includes these coding regions:
- the LOC117146784 gene encoding early endosome antigen 1 isoform X5 encodes the protein MDTRSWRKVLLQWIGKCQFIEPNYISLEQSDLDSFFSVFIRKIQETQSDKGKELQDQPTKPIPLVQEFLAHNYPEFIVHQDDKEQPLDCLYVYTLLLHYSCVKKPSLFFHNICNNLPEMTQTCIASFFGETVDRLLTREYLSQSIANVAIIYQQGTQTSVSPCLPSSSLSPDPRSDDAQCPSTPSSSSSQPSSSTPQLHNHRERLRLQMSGSEMPPPSTPKTELLEQRTKELRGIRAQLEVVRYEKTVLEEQQLEKDELIKVLSKEKMMAKMELERLKNVKLNEEPHDNESHIMPYEFEHMKGNLLKEIGLKENLITEITDKLHDLRVEKSELSEKLNLAGKQLLEYTDRIRLLESRVEELTRSVSSRDDRIFFLELDNQELDQCLKEARDELKNRREVLNASSDLLDCSLSPNTTPENLASSVIDKQLREKEHENAELKEKLQYLHTSQRELCQALSSFLQKHNIDHEFPVEWTSSSLLSTISAIESTFVNTVEKSTQMKKECDVQAVCVEKLLEKCKLLYRSLGCQPQELDAFKATIAEPMESVFESSRECETILGCCHMRVVDIALKNNHLELDNERLNENCAELKSIIDRGDQHLADINLQLTEKEKQIKDVAAEIQELRKRNINLENMLSQIADKEASAASHAQRLQQCVKLMRAKYEVCRNELIAKNAAQDELVRMMVVPDWETLHGRVRQLIDLERRHVELNEMYRGMLKELDELSAKHDKLTHSHVEFVKRTEIELERKNAQLMAFEKHNNHFDCFLTRIFTLLRSRNGPKSTTMCSANTSIESMRIEQRFENIEKLIEGQLLSADTLKKELDDLRAKNEELSTENINAIIKRKKFVDSLEVNSEKVKQYITDLEKEAFSKNEKVAQLENTLSEEQSNARQLALRLDMAQQEVNDYYVEATRFINTVMDRIHEDFNGENHPQTLGNCMTKFLRIFDQMEVWYEDSSSLVEKLLHTRDELKKKLKASDEKMAKVMETYEEQIKALQAECDMEAKKNEHLEANRNAVMDTKDRRCQNFDKQDSSTDELFSVQGKLQKEQEITAQLKEDTLEKLQAKLQEGQQLVDSQKVELDKERKELAQVKSAFETQIKLSDDLQREKESAQQLVDSQKVELDKERKELAQVKSAFETQTKLSDDLQREKESAQQLVDNLKVELDKGQKELAQVKTAFEAQTKLSDDLQREKESAQQLVDNLKVELDKGQKELAQVKTAFEAQTKLSDDLQREKESAQQLVDNLKVELDKERKELAQVKSAFETQIKLSDDLQRENESAQRLVDNLKVELDKGQKELAQVKTAFEAQTKLSDDLQREKESAQQLVDSQKVELDKERKELAQVKSAFETQIKLSDDLQRENESAQRLVDNLKVELDKGQKELAQVKTAFEAQTKISDDLQREKESAQQLVDNLKVELDKERKELAQVKSAFETQIKLSHDLQRENESAQRLVDNLKVELDKGQKELAQVKSAFETQTKLSDDLQREKESAQQLVDNLKVELDKERKELAQVKSAFETQIKLSDDLQREKESAQQLVDNLKVELDKGQKELAQVKTAFEAQTKLSDDLQREKESAQREIFLVKERLRKEKREFEVELATLEDMIETLEEGRTQMEAERAAAYERINQLEARCQENNNANSELQVQTFKLECLQHQLKSEVGSCNSLVEDLNRKLADNVSKLDDAQSRLKTEIDEHNQVKEQLAHIADIPEVVELRNCLEAVTAQREEAQEKLAVVTSLLGRSNQEKLKMEEKACEVGNKNAELLELVEFYRYRVEAIERLLLASNQELEELKTNQAEGARDLGDTYSTSDGRQTETDQDKERNNKLALDCKILQAKYRDAKDEIKRCEKKIKDQRLEMEGKLEKMKNKMRSLYTAEVTRMKEKQERDAAKSASELEALTAQNAKYEEHTRKLSTQIVRLNEKILEQQKQHAIISTKLRHLQMQPIISETKPSSTTLTVSSSSSAPNDDWQPFKRPNVPSSNLAMEDEEGEVFNNTYLTDLKLGRVPADMTAEELIYRNSLQPPHLKSTYAAQYDLGSQDEDLKDGPHSLDDSMSALLSSSSTGTRKKSMGTHYKRPGPPTPSKNGGRLSFGSSEPPREILREFGDHNNTSKTPARFKFLTQRFSVGSSGLPRDENSPPKRRLSNMFKRK
- the LOC117146784 gene encoding early endosome antigen 1 isoform X6, with amino-acid sequence MDTRSWRKVLLQWIGKCQFIEPNYISLEQSDLDSFFSVFIRKIQETQSDKGKELQDQPTKPIPLVQEFLAHNYPEFIVHQDDKEQPLDCLYVYTLLLHYSCVKKPSLFFHNICNNLPEMTQTCIASFFGETVDRLLTREYLSQSIANVAIIYQQGTQTSVSPCLPSSSLSPDPRSDDAQCPSTPSSSSSQPSSSTPQLHNHRERLRLQMSGSEMPPPSTPKTELLEQRTKELRGIRAQLEVVRYEKTVLEEQQLEKDELIKVLSKEKMMAKMELERLKNVKLNEEPHDNESHIMPYEFEHMKGNLLKEIGLKENLITEITDKLHDLRVEKSELSEKLNLAGKQLLEYTDRIRLLESRVEELTRSVSSRDDRIFFLELDNQELDQCLKEARDELKNRREVLNASSDLLDCSLSPNTTPENLASSVIDKQLREKEHENAELKEKLQYLHTSQRELCQALSSFLQKHNIDHEFPVEWTSSSLLSTISAIESTFVNTVEKSTQMKKECDVQAVCVEKLLEKCKLLYRSLGCQPQELDAFKATIAEPMESVFESSRECETILGCCHMRVVDIALKNNHLELDNERLNENCAELKSIIDRGDQHLADINLQLTEKEKQIKDVAAEIQELRKRNINLENMLSQIADKEASAASHAQRLQQCVKLMRAKYEVCRNELIAKNAAQDELVRMMVVPDWETLHGRVRQLIDLERRHVELNEMYRGMLKELDELSAKHDKLTHSHVEFVKRTEIELERKNAQLMAFEKHNNHFDCFLTRIFTLLRSRNGPKSTTMCSANTSIESMRIEQRFENIEKLIEGQLLSADTLKKELDDLRAKNEELSTENINAIIKRKKFVDSLEVNSEKVKQYITDLEKEAFSKNEKVAQLENTLSEEQSNARQLALRLDMAQQEVNDYYVEATRFINTVMDRIHEDFNGENHPQTLGNCMTKFLRIFDQMEVWYEDSSSLVEKLLHTRDELKKKLKASDEKMAKVMETYEEQIKALQAECDMEAKKNEHLEANRNAVMDTKDRRCQNFDKQDSSTDELFSVQGKLQKEQEITAQLKEDTLEKLQAKLQEGQQLVDSQKVELDKERKELAQVKSAFETQIKLSDDLQREKESAQQLVDSQKVELDKERKELAQVKSAFETQTKLSDDLQREKESAQQLVDNLKVELDKGQKELAQVKTAFEAQTKLSDDLQREKESAQQLVDNLKVELDKGQKELAQVKTAFEAQTKLSDDLQREKESAQQLVDNLKVELDKERKELAQVKSAFETQIKLSDDLQRENESAQRLVDNLKVELDKGQKELAQVKTAFEAQTKLSDDLQREKESAQQLVDSQKVELDKERKELAQVKSAFETQIKLSDDLQRENESAQRLVDNLKVELDKGQKELAQVKTAFEAQTKISDDLQREKESAQQLVDNLKVELDKERKELAQVKSAFETQIKLSHDLQRENESAQRLVDNLKVELDKGQKELAQVKSAFETQTKLSDDLQREKESAQQLVDNLKVELDKERKELAQVKSAFETQIKLSDDLQREKESAQQLVDNLKVELDKGQKELAQVKTAFEAQTKLSDDLQREKESAQREIFLVKERLRKEKREFEVELATLEDMIETLEEGRTQMEAERAAAYERINQLEARCQENNNANSELQVQTFKLECLQHQLKSEVGSCNSLVEDLNRKLADNVSKLDDAQSRLKTEIDEHNQVKEQLAHIADIPEVVELRNCLEAVTAQREEAQEKLAVVTSLLGRSNQEKLKMEEKACEVGNKNAELLELVEFYRYRVEAIERLLLASNQELEELKTNQAEGARDLGDTYSTSDGRQTETDQDKERNNKLALDCKILQAKYRDAKDEIKRCEKKIKDQRLEMEGKLEKMKNKMRSLYTAEVTRMKEKQERDAAKSASELEALTAQNAKYEEHTRKLSTQIVRLNEKILEQQKQHAIISTKLRHLQMQPIISETKPSSTTLTVSSSSSAPNDDWQPFKRPNVPSSNLAMEDEEGEVFNNTYLTDLKLGRVPADMTAEELIYRNSLQPPHLKSTYAAQYDLGSQDEDLKVSVSSSPISTAIYAGSSGSSNSSIIHKTRHGTNTTPLKAQQAAKWARILRRP
- the LOC117146784 gene encoding myosin heavy chain, cardiac muscle isoform isoform X7, with the protein product MDTRSWRKVLLQWIGKCQFIEPNYISLEQSDLDSFFSVFIRKIQETQSDKGKELQDQPTKPIPLVQEFLAHNYPEFIVHQDDKEQPLDCLYVYTLLLHYSCVKKPSLFFHNICNNLPEMTQTCIASFFGETVDRLLTREYLSQSIANVAIIYQQGTQTSVSPCLPSSSLSPDPRSDDAQCPSTPSSSSSQPSSSTPQLHNHRERLRLQMSGSEMPPPSTPKTELLEQRTKELRGIRAQLEVVRYEKTVLEEQQLEKDELIKVLSKEKMMAKMELERLKNVKLNEEPHDNESHIMPYEFEHMKGNLLKEIGLKENLITEITDKLHDLRVEKSELSEKLNLAGKQLLEYTDRIRLLESRVEELTRSVSSRDDRIFFLELDNQELDQCLKEARDELKNRREVLNASSDLLDCSLSPNTTPENLASSVIDKQLREKEHENAELKEKLQYLHTSQRELCQALSSFLQKHNIDHEFPVEWTSSSLLSTISAIESTFVNTVEKSTQMKKECDVQAVCVEKLLEKCKLLYRSLGCQPQELDAFKATIAEPMESVFESSRECETILGCCHMRVVDIALKNNHLELDNERLNENCAELKSIIDRGDQHLADINLQLTEKEKQIKDVAAEIQELRKRNINLENMLSQIADKEASAASHAQRLQQCVKLMRAKYEVCRNELIAKNAAQDELVRMMVVPDWETLHGRVRQLIDLERRHVELNEMYRGMLKELDELSAKHDKLTHSHVEFVKRTEIELERKNAQLMAFEKHNNHFDCFLTRIFTLLRSRNGPKSTTMCSANTSIESMRIEQRFENIEKLIEGQLLSADTLKKELDDLRAKNEELSTENINAIIKRKKFVDSLEVNSEKVKQYITDLEKEAFSKNEKVAQLENTLSEEQSNARQLALRLDMAQQEVNDYYVEATRFINTVMDRIHEDFNGENHPQTLGNCMTKFLRIFDQMEVWYEDSSSLVEKLLHTRDELKKKLKASDEKMAKVMETYEEQIKALQAECDMEAKKNEHLEANRNAVMDTKDRRCQNFDKQDSSTDELFSVQGKLQKEQEITAQLKEDTLEKLQAKLQEGQQLVDSQKVELDKERKELAQVKSAFETQIKLSDDLQREKESAQQLVDSQKVELDKERKELAQVKSAFETQTKLSDDLQREKESAQQLVDNLKVELDKGQKELAQVKTAFEAQTKLSDDLQREKESAQQLVDNLKVELDKGQKELAQVKTAFEAQTKLSDDLQREKESAQQLVDNLKVELDKERKELAQVKSAFETQIKLSDDLQRENESAQRLVDNLKVELDKGQKELAQVKTAFEAQTKLSDDLQREKESAQQLVDSQKVELDKERKELAQVKSAFETQIKLSDDLQRENESAQRLVDNLKVELDKGQKELAQVKTAFEAQTKISDDLQREKESAQQLVDNLKVELDKERKELAQVKSAFETQIKLSHDLQRENESAQRLVDNLKVELDKGQKELAQVKSAFETQTKLSDDLQREKESAQQLVDNLKVELDKERKELAQVKSAFETQIKLSDDLQREKESAQQLVDNLKVELDKGQKELAQVKTAFEAQTKLSDDLQREKESAQREIFLVKERLRKEKREFEVELATLEDMIETLEEGRTQMEAERAAAYERINQLEARCQENNNANSELQVQTFKLECLQHQLKSEVGSCNSLVEDLNRKLADNVSKLDDAQSRLKTEIDEHNQVKEQLAHIADIPEVVELRNCLEAVTAQREEAQEKLAVVTSLLGRSNQEKLKMEEKACEVGNKNAELLELVEFYRYRVEAIERLLLASNQELEELKTNQAEGARDLGDTYSTSDGRQTETDQDKERNNKLALDCKILQAKYRDAKDEIKRCEKKIKDQRLEMEGKLEKMKNKMGGTKKRSRRRRWPKSMLRFIGLICILAFTLYFILYLNDIDVILRARRPVIY